TCTTTCCCGTTCGCTCGCCACTACTTGGGAAATCATTATTATTTTCTCCTCCTACGCTTACTTAGATGTTTCAGTTCGGCGCGTTCGCGTATTATACAATATACCTTCAGTATATTAGGTTGCCCCATTCGGAAATCTGCGGATCGAATCGCATTTGCCAATCCCCGCAGCTTATCGCAGCTTATCACGTCCTTCATCGCCTCTGAGAGCCTAGGCATCCCCCGTGTGCCCTTATTTACTTTCTTCACACTATCACCCCTTTTGCTAAGTGATAGGTTGCTTTCGCTTGTTCTACAAGTAGAAAAAGCTTCTGTTGTCTTCTCTTGTGTCTCTTTTCTTCCAATATGTCAAAGAACTCTTTGTCTTCGCTAGATAATAGATGTCAGATATTAGATCGTAGACCTAGGGCGCCGTAAAGGGCTCTATTGTCTGTTGTCTGATGTCTCACATCTGTCATCTTCGATGACTTGTGGAGAATAACGGATTCGAACCGTTGACCCCCTGCGTGCAAGGCAGGTGCTCTAGCCAGCTGAGCTAATTCCCCATCGTGTGTCTTATGGTAGTCCCGAGCAGATTTGAACTGCTGACCCCTACATTATCAGTGTAGTGCTCTAACCAACTGAGCTACGGGACTAGCTTAAATTCCTCATCTTCTCAAGATACCATGCCAACTTACGCTGGGCAGGTACTTTCTTCTAATGTGTTTCTTGTTTTAACGATCAAATGTTGCGCAGACGAGCCGGAATCAGGCTCTAGAAAGGAGGTATTCCAGCCGCACCTTCCGGTACGGCTACCTTGTTACGACTTAGCCCCAATTACCGGTTTTACCCTAACACGCTCCTTGCGGTTACATGCTTTAGGTACCCCCAGCTTTCATGGCTTGACGGGCGGTGTGTACAAGGCCCGGGAACGTATTCACCGCGTCATTGCTGATACGCGATTACTAGCGAATCCAACTTCACGGGGTCGAGTTGCAGACCCCGATCCGAACTGTGAATGGCTTTTCGAGATTGGCATCATATTGCTATGTAGCTGCCCGCTGTACCATCCATTGTAGCACGTGTGTAGCCCCGGACGTAAGGGCCATGATGACTTGACGTCGTCCCCGCCTTCCTCTCTGCTTGCGCAGGCAGTCTGTTTAGAGTCCCCACCTTAAATGCTGGCAACTAAACATAGGGGTTGCGCTCGTTGCGGGACTTAACCCAACACCTCACGGCACGAGCTGACGACAGCCATGCAGCACCTAGTTTCCTGTCCCGAAGGACGGATGCGTCTCTGCATCCTTCAGTAACTTTCAAGCCCGGGTAAGGTTCCTCGCGTATCATCGAATTAAACCACATGCTCCTCCGCTTGTGCGGGCCCCCGTCAATTCCTTTGAGTTTCACCCTTGCGGGCGTACTCCCCAGGTGGATAACTTAACGCTTTCGCTTGGACGCTTACTGTATATCGCAAACATCGAGTTATCATCGTTTAGGGCGTGGACTACCAGGGTATCTAATCCTGTTCGATCCCCACGCTTTCGTGCATCAGCGTCAATAACGGCTTAGACAGCTGCCTTCGCAATCGGTGTTCTGAGACATATCTATGCATTTCACCGCTACTTGTCTCATTCCGCCGTCTTCAACCGCATTCAAGCACTTCAGTATCAAAGGCACTGCGACAGTTAAGCTGCCGTCTTTCACCCCTGACTTAAAGTGCCGCCTACGCACCCTTTAAACCCAATAAATCCGGATAACGCTCGGATCCTCCGTATTACCGCGGCTGCTGGCACGGAGTTAGCCGATCCTTATTCTTCGAGTACATTCAGCTATCTACACGTAGATAGGTTTATTCCTCGACAAAAGCAGTTTACAACCCATAGGGCAGTCATCCTGCACGCGGCATGGCTGGTTCAGACTTCCGTCCATTGACCAATATTCCTTACTGCTGCCTCCCGTAGGAGTCTGGTCCGTGTCTCAGTACCAGTGTGGGGGATTCTCCTCTCAGAGCCCCTAGACATCGTCGCCTTGGTGAGCCGTTACCTCACCAACTAGCTAATGTCACGCGAGCCCATCCATATCCTATAAATATTTAACTACTTGATGATGCCATCTCGTAGTCTTATGCGGTGTTAATCCGAATTTCTTCGGGCTATCCCCCTGATATGGGTAGGTTGCTCACGCGTTACGCACCCGTGCGCCACTCTCACCATCTGTTAGCAAGCTAACAAATGGATCCCGTTCGACTTGCATGTATTAGGCCTGCCGCTAGCGTTCATCCTGAGCCAGGATCAAACTCTCCATTGTAAAATGAAGTGTAAGATCAAGACTATTTATAATAAATAGAATTGTCTTTATTTAAATATCTGTTTCCCTGGTTCCGATCTGGTTGAATTGATTTCTAAAAATCTTCTTGTTCAACTTTCGACTTGCGTCTACTCGCTGCGCTACATGATCATTATTTCTTAAAGAACTTTTCGCTTCCGCATCTCGCTTCCGCTTTTCTTATGTTGTGCGCCTTGTTTCCGTGGCGCTCAAACTTTCAGTTTTATCAGCTTCGAGCCTTGCGCTCTCAGCCGTTCCCCGTAGTTGGGACTGCAAAGGTAGAAGGTTTTTTTTTAATTCCCAAAATTTATTTTAAAATATTTTTTGAGGCTTTTTTTTGAGGTGGATTATGTGTGCTTTTCAGCCCTGCAGATCCTACTCTTTCCTTCCCGATGTCATGGCCGTTTCGGCCGTCCCTCCCTTGCGGAGTGGTGCAAAGATAGGGACAAATTGACCATACTTCCAAGACCCCTGAGCGAATATTTTTAGCGGAATAGCGTAACTCGCTAGCAATGTGAGCAATAATTTATCGAGAAATAGGTCGGAAGGGGCGGTTCTGGGGGTTTGTGGAGGGAAATTGAGGCTTTGAAGGGGACCGGAAGGGGCATGCGATGGATAAAAGCTTTTGCAGGAACCCAGCTCTCCCCTATCAGAGCCCTTGCCGAGCGGGCTTGATTGGGTTCTGTATGGGGTCTGTATTGGGAGAGCAAGGGGTCTGAGCCGTCGGAACTGTGCGGCGGGGATTGGGGAGCTGTCTTTGAAACTTTGTTTTAGAAAGGGGATGCGCTAATGCCTTTATGAGGTGTTTCGTCTGAACCAGAAAAGGAAGGATGAACAGGATCAGGCAGGGCGGTGGATAAGGGGATCGATTATATATCTTTTAGGAAACGTACGCCCAATCCTGACAATCCTTAAATCCTTCCTTTCCTGGTTCAAAGACAAAGCCCTTTCCTACTTGAAAACAAACACCCCTCCCTTTTGCATTTCAACACACTACTAAACACTCCCCCGCCTATTTTCAAAAAAAATGTTAAAATATTTTGGATTTACGAAAACCTTCGTACATTTGATTACGAAATGATTCGTAGATGTAACCAAAAGAGATATGAAACCGACAGATAGCGAAATGGAAATCTTACAAGTGCTTTGGAACAAGGGACAATCTAGTGTTCGTGAAGTATTTGAAAGTTTAGATAAGAAAGACGTTGGCTATACCACCATCTTAAAACTAATGCAAATTATGCATGATAAGGGCATGGTGGATAGAGATACTTCCTCAAAAACCCATTTATATACAGCGAAGATCAATAAAGAAGATACGCAAAATCAATTCCTTGATAAAATGATCGATACAGTGTACAATGGGTCGACGGCGCGTTTAGTGATGCAGGCTTTGGGAAATGAGCGCACCAGCAAAAAGGAGATCGATGAGATAAAAGCATTTTTAAAAAATCTTGAAAACAATTAACCATGGAAGCCTTAATCTATCAAATTACAACAGCGATCAGTTGGAGCATGCTCCACTCGCTATGGCTGGGAGCAATCCTTTATATAATGATATGCTTGACCATGATGGTCTTTCCGAAAATGCATGCGCGCGGGAAACATAACCTCGCCTTCCTCTTTCAGATTTTATTGACGGTGGGTTTTGCATGTAGCTTCATGTATTATTATCAAATTCCGTTTGAGCAAACGGACAGCCTACCGATAAACGTAGAAAACATGGCGAGTCATATCGGCTATATTTCGGAGAATCATTTTCAGCTGGAAAGCCTTTTCCCCTATCTCTTTTCTATCTATATTATAGGGATCCTCTTGCAGACCGCCCTCCTATTTAACAGCTTTCTCAAACTGCGCCGTCTTAAATACAAGAGTCTGCACGGTAGCCCACTAGCATGGCAGGCAAAATTTGAACGTGCGAAGGCCCTCTTGAATATTAAAGGATATGTTCCTTTATTCTTGTCGGAGCGTATTTCCGTTCCTATAACCATAGGCTTTTTCAAACCGGTCGTCTTATTTCCGTTCGCCTTTGCAAATATGATGGCGCTTGAGCAGGTAGAATCTATTCTACTGCACGAGCTCGCACATATCAAGCGTAAGGATTACTTATTGAATCTGATCAAGGTGACTATCGAAACCATCTTATTTTTTAATCCTTTTGTTTGGGCATTATCCAAAATTATGGAGCGCGAACGCGAGCATGCCTGCGACGATATGGTACTTGAGCATGTAGAAAAGCCGATAACTTATGCACATGCTTTGGTTGAATTAGAAACCCTGCGCCAAGGAAATAGCCATCCATTGAGCATGGCAGCCACAGGAAGAAATAGTTTATTCAAAAGAATTAAAAGAATCACCAAAATGGAAACAAATTACATCAGTGTAAAACAGCAGCTTATAGCGTTGTTAATTAGTTCTGTCGCGCTAATCACCGTTGCCTGGTTAGTTCCAAACAACGAAGCTAAAGCAGAAGAGGCCGAAGAAGTGCAATTGTTGGAAATTCCAAAAGCATTGGCTGCTCTGCCTGCACTAGAACCACAGCAGGATACGACAAAAAAGAAAAAAAACAACCGCACCGTTATCACATCACACGGCACGCACGATTCGATTAAACTACCGGCGGAAGTTCAGGCACATCTGGATGCATTAAACGCAGAATCGGCCTCTGTGAGCGAGTACTTCAAATCACCGGAATGGAAAAAACAGATGGAATCCATCCAATCCCAATCCAAGTCGATCAATGAATATTTCAATTCGCCAGAGTGGAAGCAGAAGGTTGCCGATTTGAATGCGAATGTAAAACGGCAGTTTGATTCTCCGGAATGGAAAGCAAAGGTGAAGAAGATGGCAGAATCGGGGGCCGATATGTCTAAATACTACGAATCGAAAGAATGGAAAGGGATAATGAAGTCTATCGAGGAACAGAGCAAAGAAATAGAGCAGTATTTTGATTCGCCGGAATGGCATGAAAAGATTGCCAAATTAGAGAAGGATGCTTCCAAGGTGGATCAGTATTTCAACTCGCCGGCATGGAAGGAGAAAATGAAAAAGATCGAAGACCATGGTAAGGAAA
The DNA window shown above is from Sphingobacterium hotanense and carries:
- a CDS encoding BlaI/MecI/CopY family transcriptional regulator, producing MKPTDSEMEILQVLWNKGQSSVREVFESLDKKDVGYTTILKLMQIMHDKGMVDRDTSSKTHLYTAKINKEDTQNQFLDKMIDTVYNGSTARLVMQALGNERTSKKEIDEIKAFLKNLENN
- a CDS encoding M56 family metallopeptidase, which produces MEALIYQITTAISWSMLHSLWLGAILYIMICLTMMVFPKMHARGKHNLAFLFQILLTVGFACSFMYYYQIPFEQTDSLPINVENMASHIGYISENHFQLESLFPYLFSIYIIGILLQTALLFNSFLKLRRLKYKSLHGSPLAWQAKFERAKALLNIKGYVPLFLSERISVPITIGFFKPVVLFPFAFANMMALEQVESILLHELAHIKRKDYLLNLIKVTIETILFFNPFVWALSKIMEREREHACDDMVLEHVEKPITYAHALVELETLRQGNSHPLSMAATGRNSLFKRIKRITKMETNYISVKQQLIALLISSVALITVAWLVPNNEAKAEEAEEVQLLEIPKALAALPALEPQQDTTKKKKNNRTVITSHGTHDSIKLPAEVQAHLDALNAESASVSEYFKSPEWKKQMESIQSQSKSINEYFNSPEWKQKVADLNANVKRQFDSPEWKAKVKKMAESGADMSKYYESKEWKGIMKSIEEQSKEIEQYFDSPEWHEKIAKLEKDASKVDQYFNSPAWKEKMKKIEDHGKEIEKYFDSPEWKAKVKAEEELRNSSEYKEIEKKYKEDLDALRKEKNPGKN